Proteins from one Rhodoflexus caldus genomic window:
- a CDS encoding metallophosphoesterase family protein — MTLIRIGLISDTHGYLDERVFDYFAACDEIWHAGDIGDWAVAERLAAFKPLRAVYGNIDNLIIRQQYPENQIFTCGNLKIWMTHIGGYPPRYTAALKKQLADIRPDVFICGHSHILKVIPDAERQLLHLNPGAAGQEGFHKVRTLLRFAIDTEKQGLASIGQLEVIELGKRGGNSKNYKGREEL, encoded by the coding sequence ATGACCTTGATTCGCATTGGCTTAATTTCCGATACGCACGGCTACTTGGATGAGCGTGTGTTTGATTATTTCGCTGCCTGTGATGAAATCTGGCATGCAGGCGATATTGGCGATTGGGCTGTTGCCGAAAGACTTGCCGCATTTAAGCCGTTGCGAGCCGTTTACGGCAATATTGACAATCTGATTATTCGTCAGCAATATCCTGAAAACCAGATTTTTACTTGCGGCAATCTGAAAATATGGATGACACACATTGGCGGTTATCCACCCCGCTATACGGCGGCTTTAAAAAAGCAATTGGCCGACATTCGTCCCGATGTTTTTATTTGCGGCCATTCGCACATCCTCAAAGTCATTCCCGATGCGGAGCGGCAACTGCTGCACCTGAACCCCGGGGCTGCGGGGCAAGAAGGCTTTCATAAGGTGCGTACACTGCTCCGGTTTGCCATAGATACCGAAAAACAGGGGCTGGCAAGTATTGGTCAGTTAGAAGTCATTGAATTAGGCAAGCGGGGCGGCAACAGCAAAAATTATAAAGGCCGCGAGGAACTTTAA
- a CDS encoding aspartate kinase: protein MKILKFGGTSVGSAQRIQNVEKLINTPERKIVVLSAMSGTTNALVKISEALFAKNYQEAHKQIDELEAKYHAVVAELYKTEAGKAKGTRLIYDHFGYMRVLAKNMFNARKEKAMLAEGEILSTHLMLYYLEEIGVDAVLLDALDFMRIDENEEPDLPFISEQLNAELAKYPDKQLFITQGYICLNSYGEVDNLKRGGSDYTASLIGAAIMAEEVQIWTDIDGMHNNDPRIVERTVPVAELSFDEAAELAYFGAKILHPQSVNPARLKKIPVRLLNTMQPEQPGTLISDHAAGHGIKAVAAKDNITAIRVQSGRMFLAYGFLKKLFEVFERYKTPIDMITTSEVAVSLTIDNTAHLQEIVADLQQFSTVEVEHDQTIICVVGDMMEQKQDYVAQVLESVKGIPIRMVSYGGSKNNISLLVHSSRKADVLKGLNKGIFGL from the coding sequence CGAAAAATCGTGGTGTTATCGGCCATGTCAGGCACTACCAATGCCTTGGTAAAAATCAGTGAGGCATTATTTGCCAAGAACTATCAGGAGGCACATAAACAGATTGACGAGCTGGAAGCCAAATATCACGCAGTAGTAGCGGAATTGTACAAAACCGAGGCAGGCAAAGCCAAAGGAACACGACTGATTTACGACCATTTCGGTTACATGCGTGTATTGGCCAAGAATATGTTCAATGCACGAAAAGAAAAGGCAATGCTGGCAGAAGGCGAAATTCTTTCTACCCACCTGATGCTGTATTACCTCGAGGAAATCGGCGTAGATGCAGTCCTGCTCGATGCGCTGGATTTTATGCGCATTGATGAAAACGAAGAGCCCGATTTGCCATTCATCTCCGAACAACTCAACGCAGAATTAGCCAAATATCCTGATAAGCAACTGTTTATCACACAGGGTTACATCTGCCTTAACTCCTACGGAGAGGTAGATAACCTCAAACGCGGCGGCAGCGACTACACAGCCTCACTCATTGGTGCGGCAATCATGGCCGAAGAAGTGCAGATATGGACCGATATTGACGGTATGCACAACAACGACCCGCGCATTGTGGAACGCACGGTGCCCGTTGCCGAGCTGTCGTTTGATGAAGCAGCAGAGCTTGCCTATTTTGGTGCAAAAATTTTGCACCCGCAAAGCGTAAACCCCGCGCGATTGAAGAAAATTCCGGTGCGTTTGCTGAATACAATGCAGCCCGAACAACCCGGTACGCTCATCAGCGACCATGCCGCCGGCCACGGTATTAAGGCAGTCGCAGCGAAAGACAATATCACGGCCATTCGCGTACAGTCGGGGCGCATGTTTCTTGCCTACGGATTCCTCAAAAAACTTTTTGAGGTATTTGAGCGCTACAAAACACCTATTGATATGATTACCACTTCGGAAGTGGCCGTTTCGCTTACTATTGACAATACCGCACACTTACAGGAAATAGTGGCCGATTTGCAGCAGTTCAGTACGGTGGAAGTAGAACATGACCAAACCATCATCTGCGTAGTAGGCGATATGATGGAACAAAAGCAAGACTATGTAGCCCAAGTGTTGGAGTCCGTAAAAGGAATTCCCATTCGCATGGTTTCGTATGGCGGCAGCAAAAACAATATTTCCCTGTTGGTGCACAGCAGCCGCAAAGCCGATGTGTTGAAGGGACTCAACAAAGGCATTTTTGGGTTGTAA
- a CDS encoding two-component regulator propeller domain-containing protein, with protein sequence MLSHISIATPLWYILFFGCIGCYSGSVTAQYYRAELYQVEQGLPTNLTKSISYDAHGFIWIACDAGVVRFDGKEFRHFNKVLPSNYAKHIIRRKNGDLLIAHDKGVTRIVSLPDTVAFSDWLVVTSEPLPRAITSPKALFEDSRQRLWVGEDQAVSCVRADGEVAHYFFTINDRTTSWNRSFSPAETSDGSIYVASQRGNLFRFDETTNQFVKVNLVNTPFSVCSALISNGNVLWIGTEKGVFEIKPTADGTAEVQQLFDMPNVSFLRADASGKCLIGTWNKGLFFADMRKGNLQPLAFGSLPYKVINDVVIDEAGNYWVSSDEGIALLHRSYFAPLVVPFERSYVLAITQGNDGLIYATEGAVLCRINSRNTGDVSRLLQSSQLNSKDIFAVLKTADGLWVGTSDARIFRIQGNKTDEINLAAMISKIVYMQNDSEGNIWVCSNADVVKITPQLAIKLYGKSQGLTSNVYVVRQDKDGNLLAGGGSPRAYLYRYDRSQDRFVNISKPLATQGQVEVRIEDIAFDTDGKIWLSGSYGLLQYGSDSTRQIPLATDTEVQAICAGTNGSIWLGTNMGLLQYQHRRGEMLLFDESSGLPSKNIANRCIMADMDGRLWIGTADGVAYTQQRNAVVQETPRPVFLHIENNGRTVYFHQDSIYQFAHNSYLKAFFASLAYPANKIKYEYRLASEGNEPWQPVGRELLFPQIKTGTYTLEIRALQQGAFHISKPLQLRFVVQPPVYFRWWAILAYLLALAGIIAIAVKLYTIRLVREKNRLEAIVAERTEEIKQQKEEIEARNEELSHKSLLLEQQNHKVMSSIRYAKRIQDAMLPTQEKFKELFPQSFIVYLPKDVVSGDFYWCAEVAGLRLIAAVDCTGHGVPGAFMSLIANNLLNEIVATRRITDPGYILQELHVQIKTVLKQNQTDNLDGLDIALCTIDKPNRQLFFAGARNPLYYLTDSGIEELKADRKSIGGSQSKDEQLFTTHFVPLKAGENYFYLFSDGFRDQFGGTDNKKFSSRRFKELLQEAAKLPMNEQEQHVSNAFSSWKGAELQQDDVLVIGFSVRI encoded by the coding sequence ATGCTTTCGCACATCAGTATTGCAACGCCCCTATGGTATATCCTGTTTTTCGGATGTATTGGTTGCTACTCCGGCAGTGTTACAGCCCAATATTATCGGGCTGAGTTGTACCAAGTAGAGCAGGGGCTGCCTACCAATCTGACAAAATCAATCAGCTATGATGCTCATGGTTTTATTTGGATTGCTTGCGATGCGGGAGTTGTGCGCTTTGACGGGAAAGAGTTTCGCCATTTCAATAAAGTATTACCCAGCAACTATGCCAAGCACATTATACGGCGCAAAAATGGCGATTTGCTGATTGCACATGACAAAGGCGTAACCCGAATCGTTAGTCTGCCCGATACGGTTGCTTTCAGCGATTGGTTAGTGGTTACCTCCGAGCCCCTTCCGCGAGCCATTACCTCTCCCAAAGCATTGTTTGAAGACAGCAGGCAACGGCTGTGGGTAGGTGAAGACCAAGCTGTTTCCTGTGTGCGTGCCGATGGGGAGGTGGCGCACTATTTTTTTACCATTAACGACCGCACTACCAGTTGGAATCGCTCATTTTCGCCGGCTGAAACCTCTGATGGCAGCATCTATGTGGCCTCACAGCGCGGCAACCTTTTCCGATTTGACGAAACAACCAATCAGTTTGTCAAAGTAAATTTGGTGAATACTCCTTTTTCTGTATGCAGTGCGCTTATCAGCAATGGCAATGTGCTTTGGATAGGTACGGAAAAGGGCGTGTTTGAAATTAAGCCGACAGCAGACGGAACTGCCGAGGTACAACAGCTTTTTGACATGCCCAATGTTTCTTTCTTGCGTGCCGATGCTTCGGGCAAGTGCTTGATTGGGACTTGGAATAAAGGGCTTTTCTTCGCAGATATGCGCAAGGGTAACTTGCAACCTCTTGCATTTGGCAGTTTACCTTACAAAGTCATCAACGATGTTGTCATAGATGAGGCGGGAAATTATTGGGTGAGTTCCGATGAAGGCATTGCTTTACTCCATCGCAGCTACTTTGCCCCCTTAGTTGTGCCCTTCGAGCGCAGCTATGTGCTTGCCATCACGCAAGGCAACGACGGCTTAATTTATGCAACCGAGGGGGCTGTTTTATGCCGTATCAACAGCCGCAATACAGGCGATGTCAGCAGGTTGTTGCAATCATCGCAACTGAACTCCAAAGATATTTTTGCAGTGCTGAAAACTGCTGACGGGCTTTGGGTGGGCACTTCCGATGCACGCATTTTTCGGATACAGGGCAATAAAACAGATGAAATCAACCTTGCAGCGATGATATCCAAAATTGTCTATATGCAAAACGACAGCGAAGGCAATATTTGGGTGTGTTCAAATGCCGATGTAGTCAAGATTACACCACAGTTGGCAATCAAATTGTACGGTAAAAGTCAAGGTTTGACTTCTAATGTATATGTGGTTCGTCAAGACAAGGACGGCAACCTTTTGGCAGGCGGAGGCAGTCCTCGGGCGTATTTGTACCGTTATGACCGCAGCCAAGACAGGTTTGTCAATATTAGCAAACCGCTCGCTACGCAGGGGCAGGTTGAGGTTCGCATAGAGGATATTGCTTTTGATACCGACGGGAAGATATGGCTGAGCGGCAGTTATGGCTTATTACAATACGGCAGTGATTCAACCCGTCAAATTCCACTGGCAACCGATACGGAAGTGCAGGCGATTTGTGCCGGCACTAACGGTAGCATATGGTTAGGTACGAATATGGGCTTGTTGCAATACCAGCATCGCCGCGGCGAGATGCTGCTGTTTGACGAAAGCAGTGGCTTGCCTTCCAAGAACATAGCTAACCGCTGTATCATGGCAGATATGGACGGGCGATTGTGGATAGGCACAGCCGACGGCGTGGCATATACCCAGCAGCGGAATGCTGTCGTTCAGGAAACACCGCGTCCTGTATTCTTGCATATCGAGAATAACGGTCGGACTGTTTATTTTCATCAAGACAGCATCTACCAATTTGCACACAACAGCTATTTAAAAGCCTTTTTTGCCTCGCTTGCCTATCCTGCCAATAAGATTAAGTATGAATACCGCTTGGCATCGGAAGGGAACGAACCGTGGCAACCTGTCGGCAGAGAATTATTGTTTCCACAAATAAAAACAGGTACATATACCTTGGAAATCAGGGCTTTGCAACAGGGCGCTTTCCACATCAGTAAACCTTTGCAACTGCGCTTTGTTGTTCAGCCGCCCGTTTATTTTCGGTGGTGGGCAATTCTGGCATATCTGTTGGCGCTGGCAGGCATCATTGCGATAGCCGTTAAACTTTACACCATCAGACTGGTGCGCGAAAAAAACCGTTTGGAAGCCATTGTAGCAGAGCGCACAGAGGAAATCAAGCAGCAGAAAGAAGAAATAGAGGCGCGAAACGAAGAGTTGAGTCATAAATCGTTGTTGTTGGAACAGCAAAACCACAAGGTAATGTCCAGCATCCGCTATGCTAAGCGCATTCAGGATGCAATGTTGCCTACCCAAGAAAAGTTCAAGGAGTTATTCCCTCAGTCTTTCATTGTATATCTGCCAAAGGATGTTGTCAGCGGTGATTTTTATTGGTGTGCCGAAGTGGCAGGATTGCGCCTGATTGCTGCCGTAGATTGTACCGGACATGGCGTGCCCGGTGCTTTCATGTCGTTGATTGCCAATAATTTATTGAATGAAATTGTAGCCACGCGCCGCATAACCGACCCGGGTTATATTTTACAGGAACTGCACGTACAAATTAAGACTGTATTGAAACAAAACCAGACCGATAATTTGGATGGATTGGATATTGCACTCTGCACCATTGATAAGCCAAACAGGCAGTTATTTTTCGCGGGAGCAAGAAATCCGCTTTATTACTTAACCGACAGCGGCATAGAAGAATTGAAGGCAGACAGAAAGTCCATTGGCGGCTCGCAAAGCAAAGATGAGCAACTGTTTACAACCCATTTCGTTCCCTTGAAAGCAGGCGAAAATTACTTTTACCTCTTTTCCGATGGTTTCCGCGACCAGTTCGGCGGTACTGACAATAAAAAATTCTCATCGCGTCGTTTCAAAGAATTGCTGCAAGAGGCTGCCAAGCTACCTATGAACGAACAGGAACAGCACGTCAGCAATGCGTTTAGCAGTTGGAAAGGAGCAGAGTTGCAACAGGACGACGTTCTTGTTATCGGGTTTTCGGTGAGGATATAA